Proteins encoded by one window of Pseudomonas sp. PSKL.D1:
- the trxA gene encoding thioredoxin TrxA, whose translation MSSDLIKHVTDATFEAEVLQAQGPVLVDYWAEWCGPCKMIAPVLDDIASTYEGKLTVAKLNIDDNQETPAKHGVRGIPTLMLFKNGNVEATKVGALSKSQLAAFLDAHL comes from the coding sequence ATGAGCAGCGATCTGATCAAACACGTCACCGACGCCACCTTCGAAGCCGAAGTGCTGCAGGCTCAAGGCCCGGTGCTGGTCGACTACTGGGCTGAATGGTGCGGTCCATGCAAGATGATCGCTCCGGTTCTGGACGACATCGCTTCCACCTACGAGGGCAAACTGACCGTCGCCAAGCTGAACATCGACGACAACCAGGAAACCCCGGCCAAGCACGGCGTGCGTGGCATCCCGACCCTGATGCTGTTCAAGAACGGCAACGTCGAAGCCACCAAGGTTGGCGCACTGTCCAAGTCGCAGCTGGCCGCGTTCCTCGACGCTCACCTGTGA
- the ubiD gene encoding 4-hydroxy-3-polyprenylbenzoate decarboxylase, giving the protein MQYRDLRDFIRGLEQRGELKRIQVPISPVLEMTEVCDRTLRAKGPALLFEKPTGFDIPVLGNLFGTPERVAMGMGAESVDELREIGKLLAFLKEPEPPKGLKDAWSKLPIFKKVVSMAPKVVKDAVCQEVVVEGDDVDLGQLPIQHCWPGDVAPLITWGLTVTRGPNKDRQNLGIYRQQVIGRNKVIMRWLSHRGGALDYREWCEKNPGQPFPVAVALGADPATILGAVTPVPDTLSEYAFAGLLRGNRTELVKCRGSNLQVPATAEIILEGVIHPGEMAPEGPYGDHTGYYNEVDSFPVFTVERITHRQKPIYHSTYTGRPPDEPAILGVALNEVFVPILQKQFPEIVDFYLPPEGCSYRMAVVTMKKQYPGHAKRVMLGVWSFLRQFMYTKFVIVTDDDINARDWNDVIWAITTRMDPKRDTVMIDNTPIDYLDFASPVSGLGSKMGLDATHKWPGETTREWGRVIVKDEAVTRRIDELWDQLGID; this is encoded by the coding sequence ATGCAGTATCGCGATTTGCGCGACTTCATCCGTGGCCTGGAGCAGCGCGGCGAACTCAAGCGCATCCAGGTTCCGATCTCTCCCGTCCTGGAAATGACCGAGGTCTGCGACCGCACGCTGCGTGCCAAAGGCCCCGCCTTGCTGTTCGAAAAGCCCACCGGCTTCGATATTCCGGTGCTGGGCAACCTGTTCGGCACCCCGGAGCGGGTTGCCATGGGCATGGGCGCCGAGTCGGTCGATGAACTGCGCGAAATTGGCAAGCTGCTGGCATTCCTCAAGGAGCCGGAGCCGCCAAAGGGCCTGAAGGACGCCTGGTCCAAACTGCCGATCTTCAAGAAGGTCGTGTCGATGGCGCCGAAGGTAGTCAAGGACGCGGTGTGCCAGGAAGTGGTAGTTGAAGGTGACGATGTCGACCTCGGCCAACTGCCGATTCAGCATTGCTGGCCGGGCGACGTTGCCCCGCTGATCACCTGGGGCCTCACCGTTACCCGTGGCCCGAACAAAGACCGCCAGAACCTGGGCATCTACCGCCAACAGGTCATCGGCCGTAACAAAGTGATCATGCGCTGGTTGAGCCACCGTGGCGGCGCGCTCGATTACCGCGAATGGTGCGAAAAGAACCCGGGCCAGCCTTTCCCCGTGGCTGTTGCGCTGGGTGCAGACCCGGCAACCATCCTCGGCGCCGTTACACCCGTGCCGGATACGTTGTCCGAGTACGCCTTTGCCGGCCTGCTGCGAGGCAACCGCACCGAACTGGTCAAGTGCCGTGGTAGCAACCTGCAGGTGCCTGCAACCGCGGAGATCATCCTTGAAGGCGTGATCCACCCCGGCGAAATGGCCCCCGAAGGCCCGTATGGCGACCACACCGGGTACTACAATGAGGTGGACAGCTTCCCGGTGTTCACCGTCGAGCGTATCACCCACCGGCAAAAGCCGATCTACCACAGCACCTATACCGGCCGGCCGCCAGATGAGCCGGCGATTCTGGGTGTGGCACTCAACGAAGTGTTCGTGCCGATCCTGCAGAAGCAGTTCCCGGAAATCGTCGATTTCTACCTGCCACCTGAAGGTTGTTCGTACCGCATGGCAGTGGTGACCATGAAAAAGCAGTACCCGGGCCACGCCAAGCGCGTGATGCTGGGTGTGTGGTCGTTCCTGCGACAGTTCATGTACACCAAGTTCGTTATCGTAACCGACGACGACATCAACGCCCGCGACTGGAACGATGTGATCTGGGCCATCACCACGCGCATGGACCCCAAGCGTGATACGGTGATGATCGACAACACGCCAATCGATTACCTGGACTTTGCGTCGCCGGTATCGGGGCTGGGGTCGAAGATGGGCCTGGATGCCACCCACAAGTGGCCGGGCGAGACTACACGCGAATGGGGCCGGGTCATCGTCAAGGACGAGGCCGTCACCCGCCGTATCGATGAGCTGTGGGATCAGTTGGGAATAGATTGA
- the elbB gene encoding isoprenoid biosynthesis glyoxalase ElbB: MTKKVAVILSGCGVYDGAEIHESVITLLRLDQRGAQVQCFAPNIAQMHVINHLTGDEMPESRNVLVESARIARGEVKDIREAKAEEFDALIVPGGFGAAKNLSNFAIEGAGCTVHPDLLALAEAFAEAGKPVGLICISPALAAKIYGPGVLCTIGKDADTAAAVTKMGGTHKDCDVHDIVEDAQRKLVTTPAYMEAKSISEAAGGIYKLVDRVLELTHEGE, translated from the coding sequence ATGACCAAAAAAGTAGCGGTGATTCTTTCCGGTTGCGGCGTGTACGACGGTGCCGAAATCCATGAGAGCGTGATCACCCTGCTGCGCCTCGACCAGCGCGGCGCACAGGTGCAATGCTTTGCGCCCAACATCGCGCAGATGCACGTCATCAACCACCTGACCGGCGACGAGATGCCCGAGTCGCGCAACGTGCTGGTGGAATCGGCGCGCATTGCCCGGGGCGAGGTGAAGGACATTCGTGAAGCCAAAGCCGAAGAGTTCGACGCGCTGATCGTGCCAGGCGGCTTCGGGGCGGCCAAGAACCTATCCAACTTCGCCATTGAAGGCGCCGGTTGCACCGTTCATCCCGACTTACTGGCACTGGCCGAAGCCTTTGCCGAGGCGGGCAAGCCGGTTGGCCTGATCTGCATCTCGCCAGCGCTGGCTGCCAAGATTTATGGCCCCGGGGTGCTGTGCACCATCGGTAAAGACGCTGATACCGCTGCGGCAGTGACCAAGATGGGTGGCACCCACAAGGACTGCGATGTGCACGACATCGTTGAAGACGCCCAGCGCAAACTGGTGACCACCCCAGCCTACATGGAAGCCAAGTCCATCAGTGAGGCTGCTGGCGGCATCTACAAACTCGTGGACCGAGTGCTGGAGCTGACCCACGAGGGCGAATGA
- the ppx gene encoding exopolyphosphatase yields MPHTTAKNLSLIAAIDLGSNSFHMVVAKAHHTEIRILERLGEKVQLAAGIGEDRLLTEEAMQRGLECLKRFAQLINGMPSGAVRIVGTNALREARNRNIFIQRAEKILGHPVEVISGREEARLIYLGVSHTLADNPGKRLVADIGGGSTEFIIGQRFEPLLRESLQMGCVSFTQRYFRDGKITPARYAQAYTAARLELMSIENALHRLTWDEAIGSSGTIRAIGAAIKSGGLGNGEVNAEGLAWVKRKLFKLGEVDKIDFDGVKPDRRTIFPAGLAILEAIFDALELQRMEHCDGALREGVLFDLLGRHHHEDVRERTLNSLMERYHVDQGQAARVERKALHAFDQVAKAWDLEDGNWRDLLGWAAKIHEIGLDIAHYHYHKHGAYLIEHSDLSGFSREDQQMMALLVRGHRRNIPKDKFAELGDEGVKLLRLCVLLRFAILFHHIRGNQQMPKVQLKAAGESLDVAFPEGWLEQNQLTQADFANEAEWLTRVGFVLSVR; encoded by the coding sequence ATGCCGCATACCACTGCGAAGAACCTGTCCCTGATCGCCGCCATCGACCTTGGCTCCAATAGCTTCCATATGGTCGTGGCCAAGGCTCACCACACCGAGATCCGTATTCTCGAGCGCCTGGGTGAAAAGGTTCAATTGGCCGCGGGCATCGGCGAAGACCGCCTGCTTACCGAAGAAGCCATGCAGCGAGGCCTGGAGTGCCTCAAGCGTTTTGCCCAACTGATCAATGGCATGCCGTCGGGCGCCGTGCGTATTGTTGGCACCAACGCGCTGCGCGAAGCGCGCAACCGGAACATCTTCATACAACGTGCCGAGAAGATTCTTGGGCATCCCGTTGAAGTGATCTCCGGCCGTGAAGAAGCGCGCCTCATCTATCTGGGCGTATCGCACACATTGGCCGATAACCCTGGCAAGCGCCTGGTTGCCGACATCGGCGGCGGCAGCACCGAGTTCATCATCGGCCAGCGCTTCGAACCGCTTCTGCGTGAAAGCCTGCAAATGGGCTGCGTGAGCTTCACCCAGCGCTATTTCCGCGATGGCAAGATTACCCCGGCACGTTATGCACAGGCTTACACTGCCGCGCGCCTGGAATTGATGAGCATCGAGAACGCGCTGCACCGCCTGACCTGGGATGAAGCCATCGGCTCATCCGGCACCATCCGCGCCATTGGCGCGGCCATCAAGTCAGGCGGCCTGGGCAATGGCGAAGTCAACGCCGAGGGCCTGGCCTGGGTCAAGCGCAAGCTGTTCAAGCTGGGCGAAGTCGACAAGATCGATTTCGACGGCGTAAAACCTGACCGCCGCACGATCTTCCCGGCTGGCCTGGCCATTCTCGAAGCCATTTTCGATGCGCTGGAACTGCAACGCATGGAACACTGTGATGGCGCACTGCGTGAAGGCGTGCTGTTCGACCTGCTGGGCCGTCACCACCATGAAGATGTTCGCGAACGCACGCTGAATTCCCTGATGGAGCGCTACCACGTCGACCAAGGCCAGGCTGCCCGTGTCGAGCGCAAGGCATTGCACGCCTTCGATCAAGTGGCCAAGGCATGGGATCTGGAAGACGGAAACTGGCGCGACTTGCTGGGTTGGGCAGCCAAAATCCACGAAATCGGCCTGGATATCGCCCACTATCACTACCACAAGCACGGCGCTTACCTGATCGAGCATTCCGACCTGTCTGGCTTCTCCCGTGAAGATCAGCAGATGATGGCACTGCTGGTGCGTGGCCACCGCCGCAACATCCCCAAGGACAAGTTTGCCGAACTGGGCGACGAGGGCGTCAAGCTGTTGCGCCTGTGTGTATTGCTGCGCTTCGCCATCCTCTTCCACCACATCCGTGGTAATCAGCAAATGCCAAAAGTGCAACTCAAGGCTGCCGGCGAGAGCCTTGACGTGGCCTTCCCAGAGGGCTGGCTGGAACAAAACCAGCTGACCCAGGCCGACTTCGCCAACGAAGCGGAGTGGCTGACCCGGGTCGGCTTTGTGCTTAGCGTACGTTAA
- a CDS encoding YaiI/YqxD family protein — protein sequence MRIWIDADACPKAAKDLIVKFALKRKLEVIMVAGQAVAKPNFAVVRLIVVPSGMDAADDYLVEHAEPGELVICSDVPLADRLIKKGVAALDPRGREFDERNMGERLAVRNLFTELREQGQVGGGQAPYGEREKQAFANSLDRILTRFSKG from the coding sequence ATGCGCATCTGGATCGACGCCGACGCCTGCCCAAAGGCAGCCAAGGACCTGATCGTAAAATTCGCCCTCAAGCGCAAGCTTGAGGTAATCATGGTAGCCGGCCAGGCGGTGGCCAAGCCCAACTTTGCCGTGGTCCGCCTGATCGTGGTACCCAGCGGCATGGACGCGGCCGACGATTACCTGGTCGAGCATGCCGAACCCGGGGAACTGGTGATCTGCAGCGATGTTCCCCTGGCCGACCGTCTCATCAAGAAGGGCGTTGCGGCCCTGGACCCGCGTGGCCGTGAGTTCGACGAGCGCAACATGGGTGAGCGGCTGGCCGTGCGCAACCTGTTCACCGAACTGCGTGAGCAAGGCCAGGTCGGCGGCGGCCAGGCGCCTTATGGCGAACGCGAAAAACAGGCGTTCGCCAATTCGCTGGACCGCATCCTTACCCGCTTCAGCAAAGGCTGA
- a CDS encoding CDP-6-deoxy-delta-3,4-glucoseen reductase: MQVTLQPSGAVLALEPGERILDGARRLGYDCPNSCRNGNCHVCAALLVEGRVRQNGEVRDHGELFTCIAEPLEDCVLLWDGVLALGELPVRKLACSVGECVEVGGDVWRVRLRAPAGKPPRYHAGQYLMIEREGGKQAAFSLASAPHAGRELELHVLGREASAQELLAQLQRDGLARIELPFGDTHLAELPDGPLVLIAAGTGMGQMHSLVEHCRAQGFKHPVHLYWGVRRPEDFYTIEHWDEWERLPNLFLHKVVSDLCGWEGRCGMLHEAVCEDVADLNTVHVYASGSPNMVYATLDALVEAGMDAHRMRADVFAYAPRG; the protein is encoded by the coding sequence ATGCAGGTAACGTTGCAGCCGTCCGGGGCGGTGCTGGCGCTCGAACCCGGGGAACGGATCCTGGATGGCGCCCGGCGTTTGGGCTACGACTGCCCGAACAGCTGCCGCAATGGCAATTGCCATGTCTGCGCCGCGTTGTTGGTCGAAGGGCGGGTGCGCCAGAATGGCGAAGTCCGCGATCACGGCGAATTGTTCACCTGCATTGCCGAGCCGCTGGAGGACTGCGTGCTGCTCTGGGATGGCGTGCTCGCTTTGGGCGAGCTGCCGGTACGCAAACTGGCCTGCAGCGTGGGTGAGTGCGTTGAAGTTGGTGGCGATGTGTGGCGAGTGCGCCTGCGCGCGCCGGCGGGCAAGCCACCGCGCTACCATGCTGGCCAGTACCTCATGATCGAGCGTGAGGGTGGCAAGCAGGCTGCCTTTTCGTTGGCCTCAGCGCCGCATGCAGGGCGGGAGCTCGAGTTGCATGTGCTGGGGCGTGAGGCCAGTGCTCAGGAGCTGCTCGCACAATTGCAGCGTGATGGCTTGGCGCGCATTGAGCTGCCATTTGGTGACACTCACCTGGCTGAATTGCCGGATGGCCCCTTGGTGCTGATTGCAGCGGGTACCGGCATGGGGCAGATGCACAGCCTGGTCGAGCATTGCCGGGCTCAGGGTTTCAAGCATCCAGTACACCTCTATTGGGGCGTACGCCGCCCGGAAGACTTCTACACCATCGAGCACTGGGATGAGTGGGAGCGCCTGCCGAACCTGTTCCTGCACAAGGTGGTCAGCGACCTGTGTGGCTGGGAAGGGCGATGCGGCATGTTGCACGAAGCGGTGTGTGAGGACGTTGCAGACCTGAACACGGTTCACGTGTATGCCAGCGGCTCGCCAAACATGGTGTACGCCACGCTCGACGCGCTGGTGGAAGCCGGTATGGACGCGCATCGAATGCGCGCAGACGTGTTTGCCTACGCCCCTCGCGGCTAA
- a CDS encoding DedA family protein — MLQQFLQDFGYFALFLGTFFEGETILVLAGFLAFREYMDIKLVVLVAFCGSYAGDQLWYFMGRRHGRKILARKPRWQAMGDRALEHIRRHPDIWVLSFRFVYGLRTVMPVAIGLSGYPPRRYLLLNGIGAAVWALVLGLAAYHFGAILEGMLGSIKKYELWVLGGLLGLGGLLWLRRRFRTIRAERRAAAEAQPEQADQDVNAEQQPEQRRDHR; from the coding sequence ATGCTTCAACAATTCCTGCAGGATTTCGGCTACTTTGCCCTTTTTCTAGGCACCTTCTTCGAAGGCGAGACCATCCTGGTACTTGCAGGGTTTCTTGCGTTTCGCGAGTACATGGACATCAAGCTGGTGGTTTTGGTCGCCTTTTGCGGCAGCTATGCTGGCGACCAGCTGTGGTACTTCATGGGCCGCCGCCACGGGCGCAAGATCCTTGCACGCAAACCGCGCTGGCAAGCGATGGGTGACCGCGCCCTGGAACACATCCGCCGCCACCCCGACATCTGGGTGCTGAGCTTCCGCTTCGTTTACGGCTTGCGCACAGTCATGCCCGTGGCCATTGGCCTGTCGGGTTACCCACCGCGTCGTTACCTTCTGCTGAACGGTATTGGCGCTGCGGTGTGGGCACTGGTGCTGGGTTTGGCTGCCTATCACTTCGGCGCCATCCTCGAAGGCATGCTGGGCAGCATCAAGAAGTACGAGCTATGGGTGCTCGGTGGCTTGCTGGGCCTGGGTGGCCTGCTGTGGCTGCGCCGTCGGTTTCGCACCATTCGTGCCGAGCGCCGTGCGGCGGCAGAAGCCCAGCCCGAGCAAGCTGATCAGGATGTAAACGCCGAGCAGCAGCCAGAACAACGGCGTGACCACCGCTAA
- the ppk1 gene encoding polyphosphate kinase 1 yields the protein MNNEVLTPVTIKDAQAVPEEVVQTPPDLPEAQEPVLETAVAAAPAPAPAPAIATISLDDSSLYIHRELSQLQFNIRVLEQALDESYPLLERLKFLLIFSSNLDEFFEIRVAGLKKQINFAREQAGADGLQPHQALARISELVHIEVDRQYAILNDVLLPELEKHAIRFIRRRYWTPKLKTWVRRYFRDEIAPIITPIGLDPTHPFPLLVNKSLNFIVELEGVDAFGRDSGLAIIPAPRLLPRVIRVPEDVGGPGDNYVFLSSMIHAHADDLFQGMKVKGCYQFRLTRNADLALDSEEVDDLARALRGELFSRRYGDAVRLEVADTCPKHLSDYLLKQFSLSESELYQVNGPVNLTRLFSITGLDSHPELQYTPFTPAIPKLLVNADNIFSVIGKQDVLLMHPFESFTPVIDLLRQAAKDPHVLAVRQTLYRSGANSEIVDALVDAARNGKEVTAVIELRARFDEESNLQMASRLQAAGAVVIYGVVGFKTHAKMMLILRREQGEIVRYAHLGTGNYHAGNARLYTDYSLLTSDDALTEDVGKLFSQLIGMGKTLRMKKLLHAPFTLKKGMLDMIARETQFALEGKPAHIIAKFNSLTDAKVIKALYKASQSGVKIDLVVRGMCCLRPGIPGVSHNIQVRSIIGRFLEHTRVFYFLNGGEEQIYLSSADWMERNLDKRVETCFPVEGKKLLLRVKKELEGYLTDNTHAWTLQPDGRYVRSTPTGNQNPRSAQATLLERLSNPVLNVR from the coding sequence ATGAATAATGAAGTGCTCACCCCTGTCACGATCAAGGACGCCCAGGCCGTCCCCGAAGAAGTCGTACAGACCCCGCCGGACCTGCCCGAAGCTCAAGAGCCGGTACTTGAAACCGCTGTTGCTGCGGCCCCGGCGCCCGCGCCTGCGCCAGCCATCGCCACGATAAGCCTGGACGACAGCAGCCTGTACATTCATCGCGAACTGTCGCAGCTGCAGTTCAACATTCGCGTGCTGGAACAGGCGCTGGATGAGTCCTACCCGCTGCTGGAGCGGCTGAAGTTCCTGCTGATCTTCTCCAGCAACCTGGACGAGTTCTTCGAGATCCGCGTAGCCGGCCTGAAGAAGCAGATCAATTTCGCCCGCGAACAGGCCGGCGCGGATGGCCTGCAGCCGCACCAGGCCCTGGCGCGTATCAGCGAGTTGGTGCACATCGAAGTTGACCGCCAGTACGCGATCCTCAACGACGTGCTGCTGCCAGAGCTGGAAAAGCACGCGATTCGCTTCATCCGTCGCCGCTACTGGACGCCCAAGCTCAAGACCTGGGTACGCCGCTACTTCCGCGACGAGATCGCACCGATCATCACGCCGATCGGCCTTGACCCGACCCACCCGTTCCCGTTGCTGGTGAACAAGAGCCTGAACTTCATCGTCGAGCTTGAAGGCGTCGATGCCTTTGGCCGCGACTCGGGCCTGGCGATCATCCCGGCCCCGCGCCTGCTGCCACGGGTTATCCGTGTGCCTGAGGATGTGGGCGGCCCAGGTGACAACTACGTATTCCTGTCGTCGATGATCCATGCCCACGCTGACGACCTGTTCCAGGGCATGAAGGTAAAAGGCTGCTATCAGTTCCGCCTGACCCGAAACGCCGACCTTGCACTGGACTCCGAAGAAGTCGACGACCTGGCCCGCGCCCTTCGCGGTGAGCTGTTCTCGCGCCGTTACGGCGATGCCGTGCGCCTGGAAGTGGCCGACACCTGCCCGAAACACCTGTCGGACTACCTGCTCAAGCAGTTCAGCCTGAGCGAGAGCGAGTTGTACCAGGTCAACGGCCCGGTCAACCTTACTCGCCTGTTCAGCATCACCGGCCTCGACAGCCACCCGGAGCTGCAGTACACGCCGTTTACCCCGGCGATTCCAAAGCTGCTGGTAAATGCCGACAACATCTTCAGCGTGATCGGCAAGCAGGACGTGCTGCTGATGCACCCGTTCGAGTCGTTCACGCCGGTGATCGACCTGCTGCGCCAGGCCGCCAAAGACCCGCACGTGCTGGCCGTGCGCCAGACCCTGTACCGTTCTGGTGCCAACTCCGAAATCGTCGACGCGTTGGTGGACGCCGCGCGTAACGGTAAGGAAGTTACCGCCGTGATCGAGTTGCGGGCGCGCTTTGACGAAGAGTCCAACCTGCAGATGGCCAGCCGCCTGCAAGCAGCCGGTGCCGTGGTGATCTATGGCGTGGTGGGCTTCAAGACCCACGCCAAGATGATGCTGATCCTGCGTCGTGAACAGGGTGAGATCGTGCGTTATGCGCACCTGGGCACTGGCAACTACCACGCCGGCAACGCCCGCCTGTACACCGACTACAGCCTGCTGACCTCTGATGACGCCCTGACCGAGGACGTCGGCAAGCTGTTCAGCCAGCTGATCGGCATGGGCAAGACGCTGCGCATGAAGAAGCTGCTGCACGCGCCATTCACCCTGAAGAAGGGCATGCTCGACATGATCGCCCGGGAAACCCAGTTCGCGCTGGAGGGCAAACCCGCGCACATCATCGCCAAGTTCAACTCGCTGACCGACGCCAAGGTGATCAAGGCGCTGTACAAGGCAAGCCAGTCGGGCGTGAAAATCGACTTGGTAGTGCGGGGTATGTGCTGCCTGCGCCCAGGTATTCCGGGGGTTTCGCACAATATTCAGGTGCGCTCGATCATCGGCCGCTTCCTGGAGCACACGCGCGTGTTCTACTTCCTCAATGGCGGCGAAGAGCAGATTTACCTGTCCAGCGCCGACTGGATGGAGCGCAACCTCGACAAGCGCGTCGAGACCTGCTTCCCGGTAGAAGGCAAGAAGTTGTTGCTACGGGTGAAAAAGGAGCTGGAAGGCTACCTTACCGACAACACCCATGCCTGGACGCTGCAACCTGACGGGCGCTACGTGCGCAGCACGCCAACCGGTAACCAGAACCCGCGCAGTGCCCAGGCGACCCTGCTGGAGCGCCTGAGCAACCCGGTGCTTAACGTACGCTAA
- the rho gene encoding transcription termination factor Rho, with product MNLTELKQKPITDLLEMAEQMGIENMARSRKQDVIFALLKKHAKSGEEISGDGVLEILQDGFGFLRSADASYLAGPDDIYVSPSQIRRFNLRTGDTIVGKIRPPKEGERYFALLKVDTINFDRPENAKNKILFENLTPLFPNKRLKMEAGNGSTEDLTGRVIDLCAPIGKGQRGLIVAPPKAGKTIMLQNIAANITRNNPECHLIVLLIDERPEEVTEMQRTVRGEVVASTFDEPPTRHVQVAEMVIEKAKRLVEHKKDVVILLDSITRLARAYNTVIPSSGKVLTGGVDAHALEKPKRFFGAARNIEEGGSLTIIATALVETGSKMDEVIYEEFKGTGNMELPLDRRIAEKRVFPAININRSGTRREELLTADDELQRMWILRKLLHPMDEVAAIEFLVDKLKQTKTNDEFFLSMKRK from the coding sequence ATGAACCTGACTGAACTCAAGCAAAAGCCGATTACCGATCTTTTGGAAATGGCCGAACAGATGGGCATCGAAAACATGGCCCGTTCGCGCAAACAGGACGTGATTTTCGCCCTGCTGAAGAAGCACGCGAAAAGCGGCGAAGAGATCTCGGGTGACGGCGTGCTGGAGATTCTCCAGGATGGTTTCGGTTTCCTGCGTTCGGCTGATGCGTCTTACCTGGCCGGCCCCGATGACATCTACGTCTCGCCAAGCCAGATCCGCCGTTTCAACCTGCGCACCGGCGACACCATCGTCGGCAAGATCCGCCCGCCTAAGGAAGGGGAGCGTTACTTCGCGCTGTTGAAGGTCGATACCATCAACTTCGACCGTCCGGAAAACGCCAAGAACAAGATCCTGTTCGAAAACCTGACGCCGCTGTTCCCCAACAAGCGCCTGAAGATGGAAGCCGGTAACGGCTCCACCGAAGACCTCACCGGCCGTGTCATCGACCTGTGCGCGCCTATCGGTAAAGGCCAGCGTGGCCTGATCGTTGCTCCGCCGAAAGCGGGCAAGACGATCATGCTGCAGAACATCGCGGCCAACATCACCCGTAACAACCCAGAGTGCCACCTGATCGTCCTGCTGATCGACGAGCGCCCGGAAGAAGTGACCGAAATGCAGCGCACCGTGCGCGGCGAAGTGGTCGCCTCCACCTTCGACGAGCCGCCAACCCGTCACGTGCAAGTGGCCGAGATGGTCATCGAGAAGGCCAAGCGCCTGGTCGAGCACAAGAAGGACGTGGTCATTCTGCTCGACTCCATCACCCGTCTGGCCCGTGCCTACAACACCGTGATCCCGAGCTCCGGCAAGGTACTGACCGGTGGTGTTGACGCCCACGCCCTGGAAAAGCCGAAGCGCTTCTTCGGTGCCGCCCGTAACATCGAGGAAGGCGGTTCGTTGACCATCATCGCCACCGCGCTGGTCGAAACCGGCTCGAAGATGGACGAGGTGATCTACGAAGAGTTCAAGGGTACCGGCAACATGGAGCTGCCGCTGGACCGCCGCATCGCCGAGAAGCGCGTGTTCCCGGCCATCAACATCAACCGTTCCGGTACTCGCCGCGAAGAGCTGCTGACTGCCGACGACGAGCTGCAGCGCATGTGGATTCTGCGCAAGCTGCTGCACCCGATGGATGAAGTGGCTGCCATCGAGTTCCTGGTCGACAAGCTCAAGCAGACCAAGACCAACGATGAGTTCTTCCTGTCGATGAAGCGTAAGTAA
- a CDS encoding gamma-glutamylcyclotransferase, which produces MSAIESLSWEVSYPPVLDFGQQLTREQLYNSMQSTMSQHQGGPVWLFAYGSLIWRPECNSVERQRARVHGYHRGLYLWSHEHRGTPETPGLVFGLDRGGSCSGFAYRLEDSNLDDSLMALWQREMPYPAYRPHWLSCRLSDGSKVQALGFVLERHLPCYAGNLPDALLSRILASAKGRYGTTREYVEQTLNALRSHQMPDRGLEARFRRCHNLREV; this is translated from the coding sequence ATGTCGGCAATTGAAAGTTTGTCCTGGGAAGTTTCCTATCCGCCGGTGCTCGACTTTGGTCAGCAACTCACGCGCGAGCAACTCTACAACTCCATGCAGTCGACCATGTCGCAGCATCAAGGCGGCCCAGTGTGGTTGTTTGCGTATGGTTCGTTAATCTGGCGCCCGGAGTGCAACTCGGTTGAACGGCAACGTGCGCGGGTGCATGGCTACCACCGCGGTTTGTACTTGTGGTCGCACGAGCATCGTGGCACGCCTGAGACACCAGGGCTGGTGTTCGGGCTTGATCGTGGCGGCTCATGCAGTGGTTTTGCCTATCGGCTTGAGGACAGCAACCTCGATGACTCGCTGATGGCGCTGTGGCAGCGAGAGATGCCTTATCCGGCCTATCGGCCGCATTGGCTGAGTTGTCGGCTGAGTGACGGCAGCAAAGTGCAGGCATTGGGCTTTGTGCTGGAGCGGCATTTGCCGTGCTACGCCGGTAACCTGCCAGATGCACTGCTGAGCCGGATTTTGGCCAGTGCCAAGGGCCGGTACGGCACCACACGCGAATATGTGGAGCAAACGTTGAATGCGTTGCGCAGCCATCAGATGCCGGATCGCGGCCTTGAGGCGAGGTTTAGGCGTTGCCATAACCTGCGCGAGGTTTGA